The Flavobacterium psychrophilum genome includes a region encoding these proteins:
- a CDS encoding CTP synthetase, whose amino-acid sequence MNQTKYIFVTGGVSSSLGKGIIAASLAKLLQARGYRTTIQKFDPYINVDPGTLNPYEHGECYVTDDGAETDLDLGHYERFLNVPTSQSNNVTTGRVYLSVIEKERRGEFLGKTVQVVPHITNEIKERMQHLGNTGEYDIVITEIGGTVGDIESLPYIESVRQLVWELGENNGIVIHLTLIPFLAAAGELKTKPTQHSVKTLMESGIKADILVCRTEHELSSDLRQKLALFCNVKREAVIQSIDASTIYEVPNLMLEEGLDRVTLKKLDLPEKNTPDLKQWNQFLFRLKNPKHTVNIGLVGKYVELQDSYKSIIEAFIHAGSANETKVNVISIHSEYIDDDNSSEKLSGLDGILVAPGFGGRGIEGKIETVRYARENNIPFFGICLGMQMAVIEYSRNVLGWKDANSTEMNEHTPHPVINIMEEQKTITDKGGTMRLGAWKCSLTEGSLASNIYNGTKEIQERHRHRYEFNSAYTKELTGAGLKTTGVNPDTGLVEIIELENHPFFIGVQYHPEYKSTVANPHPLFVSFVQAAVKKKSE is encoded by the coding sequence ATGAATCAGACAAAGTATATTTTTGTTACAGGCGGTGTGTCTTCTTCTTTAGGAAAAGGAATTATAGCAGCATCACTGGCAAAACTATTGCAGGCAAGAGGTTACAGGACAACAATCCAGAAATTTGATCCCTACATTAACGTAGACCCGGGTACATTAAACCCATACGAGCACGGGGAGTGCTATGTCACTGACGATGGTGCCGAAACAGACCTTGACCTTGGCCACTATGAAAGATTCTTAAACGTACCTACTTCTCAGTCCAATAACGTTACTACAGGAAGGGTTTACCTATCTGTTATCGAGAAAGAGAGAAGAGGGGAGTTTTTAGGTAAAACTGTTCAGGTTGTGCCTCACATAACAAACGAAATTAAAGAACGCATGCAACACCTTGGTAACACAGGTGAGTATGATATTGTTATTACCGAAATTGGTGGTACTGTGGGCGATATTGAATCGTTACCATACATCGAGTCGGTAAGGCAATTGGTATGGGAGCTTGGTGAAAATAACGGTATCGTTATTCACCTTACACTTATTCCTTTCCTTGCAGCAGCGGGAGAGCTTAAAACCAAACCGACACAACACTCGGTTAAAACATTGATGGAAAGCGGAATTAAAGCTGATATCCTTGTTTGCCGTACAGAGCACGAACTATCGTCTGACCTTCGCCAGAAGCTTGCATTATTCTGTAATGTTAAGAGAGAAGCGGTTATTCAGTCTATAGATGCTTCTACAATTTACGAAGTACCTAACCTTATGCTGGAGGAGGGACTTGACAGAGTTACACTTAAAAAACTTGACTTACCGGAAAAAAACACACCGGATCTTAAGCAGTGGAACCAATTCCTATTCAGACTTAAAAACCCTAAGCATACTGTAAATATTGGTCTTGTTGGTAAATATGTAGAGCTTCAGGATTCTTATAAGTCAATCATCGAGGCGTTTATCCATGCAGGTTCGGCTAACGAAACCAAAGTAAACGTAATCAGTATTCATTCAGAATATATTGATGATGATAACTCTTCTGAAAAACTAAGCGGATTAGACGGTATCCTTGTTGCACCTGGTTTTGGTGGAAGGGGTATTGAAGGCAAAATTGAAACTGTGCGTTATGCAAGGGAGAACAATATACCATTCTTTGGTATTTGTCTTGGTATGCAAATGGCAGTTATTGAATATTCAAGAAACGTACTGGGCTGGAAAGATGCAAACTCAACAGAAATGAACGAGCACACACCACACCCGGTTATCAATATCATGGAAGAGCAGAAAACCATTACCGATAAAGGCGGAACAATGCGTCTTGGTGCATGGAAATGTTCTCTTACAGAAGGGTCGCTTGCAAGCAATATCTACAACGGTACTAAAGAAATTCAGGAGCGTCACCGCCACCGTTATGAGTTTAACAGTGCATACACTAAAGAACTTACAGGGGCAGGACTTAAAACAACAGGTGTTAACCCGGATACAGGCCTTGTCGAAATTATAGAGCTTGAAAACCACCCATTCTTTATCGGGGTACAGTACCACCCGGAATATAAAAGTACGGTAGCTAACCCTCACCCGCTTTTTGTAAGCTTTGTTCAGGCAGCGGTTAAGAAAAAAAGCGAGTAA
- a CDS encoding thiouridylase — protein sequence MKRVVVGLSGGVDSSVAAYLLQEQGYEVIGLFMKNWHDEAVTISNECPWLEDSNDALLVAEKLGIPFQTVDLSEEYKERIVDYMFNEYEKGRTPNPDVLCNREIKFDVFMKIALSLGADYVATGHYCRKGILEQDGKETYQLLAGVDGNKDQSYFLCQLSQEQLAKSLFPIGELTKPQVREIAAKMELVTAEKKDSQGLCFIGKVRLPEFLQQQLQPKEGVIYEVNAEFDRYNESAPQFGSVKEQLAYEAKNIDYKPEMGKAVGKHQGAHYFTIGQRKGLNVGGTKEALFIIATNVETNAIYTGQGQNHPGLFRKALFIQESEIHWVREDLKLNENETMDVMVRIRYRQPLQKATLHKFDNGMYISFEEPQSAITEGQFAAWHIGDELIGSGVIS from the coding sequence ATGAAACGTGTAGTAGTAGGGCTATCCGGTGGTGTAGATTCGAGCGTTGCAGCCTACCTGCTTCAGGAGCAGGGATACGAAGTTATAGGCCTGTTCATGAAGAACTGGCACGATGAAGCTGTTACAATATCTAACGAATGCCCATGGCTGGAAGACAGCAATGATGCATTACTGGTAGCTGAAAAATTAGGCATACCGTTCCAGACGGTTGACTTAAGCGAAGAATATAAAGAACGTATAGTAGACTATATGTTCAATGAATATGAAAAGGGAAGGACGCCAAATCCTGATGTGCTTTGTAACCGCGAAATTAAGTTTGACGTTTTTATGAAGATCGCCCTTAGCCTTGGTGCAGATTATGTGGCTACAGGCCACTACTGCCGTAAAGGAATACTTGAACAGGATGGCAAAGAAACGTACCAACTTTTAGCGGGTGTGGATGGTAACAAAGACCAGTCCTACTTTTTATGCCAGTTGTCTCAGGAGCAGTTGGCGAAATCGCTATTTCCTATTGGGGAGCTTACAAAACCACAGGTACGCGAGATCGCTGCTAAAATGGAATTGGTAACAGCTGAGAAAAAAGACTCGCAGGGACTTTGTTTTATTGGTAAAGTACGTCTTCCGGAATTTCTTCAGCAGCAGCTTCAGCCAAAAGAAGGTGTTATTTATGAAGTGAATGCCGAGTTTGATAGGTATAACGAATCAGCACCACAATTCGGTTCGGTGAAAGAGCAATTGGCTTATGAAGCTAAAAATATAGATTACAAACCGGAGATGGGTAAAGCAGTTGGCAAACACCAGGGTGCGCACTACTTTACAATTGGGCAGCGCAAGGGGCTTAATGTTGGTGGTACGAAAGAAGCACTGTTCATTATTGCCACCAATGTCGAAACCAATGCCATTTATACGGGCCAGGGGCAAAACCACCCGGGGCTTTTCCGTAAGGCATTGTTTATCCAGGAGAGTGAAATCCACTGGGTGCGTGAAGATCTTAAACTGAACGAAAATGAAACAATGGATGTAATGGTACGTATACGCTACCGCCAGCCATTGCAAAAAGCAACCCTGCATAAGTTTGATAACGGCATGTATATTTCGTTTGAAGAGCCACAGTCGGCTATTACAGAAGGACAATTCGCCGCATGGCACATAGGCGATGAGCTTATTGGTAGCGGAGTGATTTCGTAA
- a CDS encoding hydrolase TatD yields the protein MLYNLHTHKSSNDPGVFDIVNRYPYEEIDVPYFSTGIHPWYINEEKLDEHLFIIEERLSLPDCLAIGECGLDKRIEKPMDLQLEVFEKHLLLAKKYQKPVILHLVAAFQELIAVKNKIEPGVPMIVHGFSKNIQVAQQLLDNGFYLSFGKYLLRNPELSAVFAQVPRDRFFLETDSIEESIIEVYDKASVARNIEIEDLKNIVSTNFKTVFKNG from the coding sequence ATGCTCTACAATCTCCATACTCATAAATCATCAAATGATCCAGGCGTTTTTGATATCGTGAACCGATATCCATACGAGGAAATAGATGTGCCGTATTTTTCTACGGGCATTCATCCTTGGTATATCAATGAAGAAAAGCTTGATGAGCATCTTTTTATTATTGAGGAACGTTTATCATTACCCGACTGCCTTGCCATTGGCGAATGCGGATTAGACAAACGTATTGAAAAACCAATGGATTTACAGCTAGAAGTGTTCGAAAAACATTTGTTATTAGCGAAGAAATACCAAAAACCCGTAATTTTGCATCTTGTCGCTGCGTTTCAGGAACTGATAGCGGTAAAGAACAAAATTGAGCCCGGGGTTCCAATGATAGTTCACGGATTCTCTAAGAATATACAGGTGGCACAACAATTGCTTGATAATGGTTTTTACCTGTCGTTTGGTAAATATCTTTTACGTAATCCGGAGCTTTCAGCTGTTTTTGCACAAGTACCGCGAGACAGGTTTTTCCTGGAAACAGACAGCATTGAAGAAAGTATTATTGAAGTGTACGACAAGGCGTCGGTAGCACGAAACATAGAGATCGAAGATCTAAAAAATATTGTAAGCACTAATTTTAAAACCGTTTTTAAGAATGGCTGA
- a CDS encoding thiamine biosynthesis protein ThiF, whose amino-acid sequence MAEWTERAELLFKKQGLENLKNSHVMVVGLGGVGSFAAEFLARAGVGTMTIVDGDVVDITNINRQLPALHSTVGQPKVTIVGDRLMDINPELKLIRVQEFLSPERAYELVTPQYDYVLDCIDSITPKLNLLMSARRQKVKIISNMGAGGKYEASKVKVADISKTEYCPLAKTVRKRLKKEGITKGVKVVFSTEEPDQTSLKMTDGTNFKKSFFGTNSWMPALFGLHSAETVVKYLIKK is encoded by the coding sequence ATGGCTGAATGGACAGAGCGTGCCGAGCTTTTATTTAAGAAGCAAGGCCTTGAGAATTTAAAGAACTCACACGTAATGGTTGTAGGTCTTGGTGGAGTTGGCTCTTTTGCGGCTGAATTCCTTGCAAGGGCAGGAGTAGGGACTATGACAATTGTTGATGGCGACGTTGTAGATATTACCAATATAAACAGGCAATTACCGGCATTGCATTCTACCGTAGGGCAGCCTAAAGTAACGATAGTAGGAGACAGGCTTATGGATATCAATCCCGAACTTAAGCTGATAAGGGTACAGGAGTTCCTTTCTCCTGAACGCGCTTACGAACTGGTTACCCCGCAATACGATTACGTGCTTGACTGCATAGACAGCATTACGCCTAAGCTAAACTTACTTATGTCGGCAAGACGACAAAAGGTTAAGATAATTAGTAATATGGGCGCAGGTGGCAAATATGAGGCTTCTAAGGTGAAGGTAGCCGATATTAGCAAGACAGAATACTGCCCACTGGCTAAAACCGTTAGAAAGCGTCTTAAGAAAGAAGGTATCACCAAAGGTGTAAAAGTGGTTTTCTCTACGGAAGAACCGGATCAGACCAGCCTTAAAATGACAGATGGTACAAACTTTAAGAAATCATTCTTTGGTACCAACAGCTGGATGCCCGCTTTATTCGGACTCCATTCTGCTGAAACCGTTGTAAAATATCTTATCAAAAAATAA
- a CDS encoding chemotaxis protein CheY, protein MINIVIAEDHQSLIDGIKIFLEYEDDIKVVGEANDGERLLEIVRLKQPDVVLTDIRMPKMDGITATRHLKKKFPNTKVIAFSMFEQDEAITQMQDAGASGYIMKNSSLKIVLAAIRSVMNGETFFDSSLKNTSAKKSDNDVPLSKRELEIVKLIGEGKTSQEIAEILFIGKTTVDTHRKNILKKLSLQGKSELLRYSMEKKYDF, encoded by the coding sequence ATGATTAATATTGTTATTGCAGAAGATCACCAATCGCTTATTGACGGAATAAAAATATTCCTGGAATATGAAGATGACATAAAAGTTGTTGGCGAAGCTAATGACGGCGAAAGGCTTTTAGAAATCGTAAGGCTCAAACAACCCGATGTCGTACTTACCGATATACGCATGCCGAAAATGGATGGTATTACCGCTACAAGGCATTTAAAAAAAAAATTTCCCAACACAAAGGTTATCGCATTTAGCATGTTCGAACAGGATGAGGCTATTACACAGATGCAGGATGCAGGAGCATCGGGTTATATTATGAAAAACTCATCGCTTAAAATTGTATTGGCGGCAATACGATCTGTTATGAATGGGGAAACTTTCTTTGATTCCAGCCTTAAAAATACCAGCGCAAAAAAGAGTGATAACGATGTACCGCTTAGCAAACGTGAACTGGAAATAGTGAAACTTATCGGCGAAGGCAAAACTTCTCAGGAAATTGCAGAGATATTATTCATAGGTAAGACCACGGTAGACACCCATCGAAAAAACATACTTAAAAAATTAAGCCTTCAGGGTAAAAGCGAGCTCTTACGCTATTCCATGGAAAAAAAATACGATTTCTAA